Proteins encoded together in one Shewanella acanthi window:
- a CDS encoding glycogen synthase yields MLAAENGALEGAKVGGMADVIRDLPEALASVGVVVDVVMPSYGFLTSSKATLLGELEVPFTGRTLRVKLYRMPHPAVDNASIYLLEHGLWQSTPGKIYSQGTSERPFADDATKFALLCSSFASALVSGLIPQPDMLHLHDWHTGCFAMLRAFAPEYQSLKSIECVFSIHNLALQGIRPLQMDASSLAAWFPALFASLNTKQLAAISDPRYPHCINPMRMGIVLSDRVHLVSKTYAKEVLLASKPELGFFGGEGLEADLQSKAEQGNVFGIINGSHYRPLDAELAPRMRVADFKSLLTHIDSALAQWQATATQVSGVDMIACIRTQALWRQALSDNLPPLLLTSVGRLTDQKVLILRHILPTGLSVLETLMLALQQDEPEALFIMLGSGDAQIAIEFQRIAAKFSNFLFLHGYHEALSESLYKVGDMFIMPSSFEPCGISQMLAMRQGQPCIVHGVGGLKDTVVDAEDGFVFYGDSIEQQGLSFMNKLCEAIALFKTERWQQVRQNAHQKRFSWGDIAKEYKTQLYHFL; encoded by the coding sequence ATGCTGGCGGCTGAGAATGGGGCACTCGAAGGGGCAAAGGTTGGCGGCATGGCGGATGTTATTCGTGATCTGCCCGAAGCGTTAGCAAGCGTAGGGGTTGTTGTCGATGTAGTGATGCCAAGTTATGGCTTTTTAACTTCATCGAAAGCCACCTTACTCGGTGAATTAGAGGTGCCTTTTACTGGGCGCACTTTAAGGGTAAAGCTATATCGGATGCCCCATCCTGCGGTCGATAACGCCAGTATCTACCTACTTGAGCACGGCCTATGGCAATCAACACCAGGTAAAATATACAGTCAGGGGACGAGTGAGCGCCCCTTTGCCGATGATGCCACTAAGTTTGCCCTGTTGTGCTCAAGTTTTGCTAGTGCATTAGTCTCTGGGTTAATCCCCCAGCCCGATATGCTGCATTTACACGATTGGCATACGGGCTGTTTTGCGATGCTAAGAGCTTTTGCCCCTGAATATCAATCCCTTAAATCCATCGAATGCGTATTTTCTATTCATAATCTTGCCCTGCAGGGCATTCGCCCATTGCAGATGGATGCTTCCTCACTTGCGGCATGGTTTCCCGCATTGTTTGCAAGCCTAAATACCAAGCAACTGGCGGCGATTAGCGATCCCCGCTATCCCCATTGCATCAATCCGATGCGGATGGGCATAGTGCTCAGTGATAGGGTGCATTTAGTGTCGAAAACTTACGCTAAAGAGGTGCTACTTGCCTCAAAACCCGAGCTCGGTTTTTTCGGCGGAGAAGGCTTAGAGGCGGACTTACAATCTAAGGCAGAGCAGGGCAATGTGTTTGGGATTATCAACGGCAGCCATTACCGTCCCTTAGATGCCGAGTTGGCACCAAGAATGCGAGTCGCAGATTTTAAATCATTGTTAACCCATATCGATTCGGCGCTCGCACAATGGCAGGCGACAGCCACTCAAGTATCTGGGGTAGATATGATTGCCTGTATACGGACTCAGGCATTATGGCGTCAGGCATTATCGGACAATTTACCTCCCCTATTGTTGACCTCGGTTGGACGCTTGACGGATCAAAAAGTATTGATTTTACGCCATATCCTGCCGACAGGCTTATCTGTACTCGAAACGTTGATGTTAGCGTTACAGCAAGATGAGCCCGAAGCACTGTTTATTATGCTTGGGAGTGGCGATGCTCAAATTGCCATTGAATTTCAACGCATTGCCGCCAAATTTAGCAATTTCTTATTTTTGCATGGCTATCATGAGGCGTTATCGGAAAGCTTATACAAGGTGGGGGATATGTTTATCATGCCAAGCTCCTTCGAGCCCTGTGGCATTAGTCAAATGTTGGCAATGCGTCAGGGGCAACCCTGCATTGTCCATGGTGTGGGCGGGCTTAAAGATACCGTTGTGGATGCCGAGGATGGTTTTGTGTTTTATGGTGATTCTATTGAGCAGCAGGGACTGAGTTTTATGAATAAACTGTGTGAGGCCATCGCGCTCTTTAAGACTGAGCGCTGGCAACAAGTCAGACAAAATGCACACCAGAAACGCTTTAGCTGGGGCGATATTGCCAAGGAGTATAAAACTCAGCTGTATCACTTTTTATGA
- the glgC gene encoding glucose-1-phosphate adenylyltransferase, giving the protein MSNVRYISNLTRETYALILAGGRGSRLHELTDWRAKPALYFGGKFRIIDFPLSNCINSGIRRVGVVTQYKSHSLIRHVMRGWGHFKKEHGESVEILPASQRYSENWYQGTADAVFQNIDIIRHELPKYVMVLSGDHVYRMDYAGLLAAHAESGADMTVSCLEVPVAEAAGAFGVMEVNEDMRILGFEEKPKVPKHSPGNPEMCLASMGNYVFNTEFLFDQLKKDAQNESSDRDFGKDIIPSIIEKHKVYAYPFKSAFPNEQAYWRDVGTLDSFWLANMELLSPTPALNLYDAKWPIWTFQEQLPPAKFVFDDDDRRGMALDSIISGGCIISGSTVRRSVLFNEVRVCSYSVVEDSVVLPDVVVLRHCKIKNAIIDRGCIIPEGMVIGYNHDHDRAKGFRVSEKGITLVTRDMLGLPVGYE; this is encoded by the coding sequence ATGTCTAATGTACGTTATATCAGTAATTTAACTCGTGAAACCTATGCATTGATTCTGGCTGGTGGCCGAGGCTCGCGTTTACATGAACTGACGGATTGGCGCGCTAAACCTGCGCTGTATTTTGGTGGCAAGTTCCGTATTATCGATTTTCCGCTATCTAATTGCATCAACTCGGGCATACGTCGTGTGGGCGTAGTGACCCAATATAAGTCCCACTCATTAATTCGCCATGTAATGCGTGGTTGGGGGCATTTTAAGAAGGAGCATGGCGAGTCGGTTGAAATTCTGCCCGCCTCACAACGCTATTCCGAAAACTGGTACCAAGGCACCGCCGATGCGGTATTCCAAAATATCGACATCATCCGCCACGAGTTGCCTAAGTATGTGATGGTGTTGTCTGGTGATCACGTGTATCGCATGGATTATGCGGGCTTGTTGGCGGCGCATGCCGAATCCGGCGCTGACATGACTGTATCTTGCTTAGAGGTTCCCGTTGCGGAAGCTGCTGGCGCCTTCGGGGTGATGGAGGTCAATGAGGATATGCGCATATTGGGCTTTGAAGAAAAACCTAAAGTCCCCAAACACAGCCCTGGTAACCCTGAAATGTGCTTAGCCTCCATGGGGAACTATGTGTTTAACACTGAGTTTTTGTTTGACCAGCTGAAAAAGGATGCCCAGAACGAGAGTTCGGATCGTGATTTTGGTAAGGATATTATTCCCTCAATCATCGAAAAACATAAAGTGTATGCCTATCCCTTCAAGAGTGCTTTCCCCAATGAGCAGGCTTACTGGCGTGATGTGGGAACCTTGGATTCCTTTTGGTTGGCAAATATGGAGTTATTGTCGCCGACTCCTGCGCTTAATCTTTATGATGCCAAATGGCCGATTTGGACCTTTCAGGAACAATTGCCCCCCGCTAAATTTGTCTTCGATGACGATGACAGACGCGGCATGGCGTTAGACTCAATTATCTCTGGGGGCTGCATTATTTCAGGCTCGACGGTGCGTCGCAGCGTGCTCTTTAACGAAGTGAGAGTGTGTTCCTATTCCGTGGTGGAAGACTCGGTTGTTTTGCCCGATGTTGTGGTATTGCGCCACTGCAAAATCAAAAATGCCATTATCGACCGGGGGTGTATCATCCCAGAAGGGATGGTGATTGGTTACAACCACGACCACGATAGGGCTAAGGGTTTTAGGGTATCGGAGAAGGGCATTACCTTAGTTACTCGGGATATGTTAGGTTTACCAGTAGGTTATGAGTAA
- a CDS encoding glycogen/starch/alpha-glucan phosphorylase, which translates to MSNDSELSQNTSDAYKTKATTRKKKTEAVQRHEPCEPCDALPACFERHVRYGLSRGEVARGELFQALAISVKEQMLDDWRETRIKDSRYENKQVAYLSLEFLMGRALGNALLNLDLEQESRDALSQYCVSLEDLEEAEHDAGLGNGGLGRLAACFLDSCASMDLAVTGYGIRYEYGMFAQKIVDGYQIERPDRWLREGNPWEVRVPHHNVTVRFFGHTESYVDKNGRRHMIWVDTHDVLAVAYDMPVPGYRNGRVNALRLWKAEATDDFDLAEFNQGDYTEAVACKNLAEQITMVLYPNDASENGKELRLRQQYFLSSASLQSILKRWVHHYGTDFTDFAAKNVIQLNDTHPSIAVPELMRLLVDEYGLEWDEAWAITTKTMAYTNHTLLPEALERWPVRMMSQMLPRILEIIYEINARYLDLVAHHWPGDGAKLASMSIIQDGPDPHVRMAYLAIVASFSVNGVAALHTQLLKSGLFKDFYSLWPEKFNNRTNGVTPRRWLAHCNPGLAKLLTSHLGANWVTDLSQLTALNALTQDASFIQKWRDVKQANKATLAKMIAQECGVEFDPTMLFDVQVKRIHEYKRQLLNILHVIHLYHQIQQGNTEHMVPRCVLIGGKAAPGYFMAKLIIKLAGNVAHMVNCDPVVAPYLRFAFQPNYNVSAMEKICPGTDLSEQISTAGKEASGTGNMKFMMNGALTIGTLDGANIEMLEQVGEENFFLFGLNAEQVATARCDYQPKRIIENSPALSDVMALLKSGHFNLLEPGIFDPIISAIESSDDQWVTAADFDSYRLAQEAVAKAYKDPKKWTQMSIRNSAASGRFSSDVTIAGYRDEIWKLT; encoded by the coding sequence ATGAGTAACGACAGTGAATTGAGCCAAAATACCAGTGATGCTTACAAAACAAAGGCCACAACGCGCAAAAAGAAAACTGAAGCCGTGCAAAGACATGAACCCTGTGAGCCCTGCGATGCATTGCCCGCCTGTTTTGAGCGTCACGTGCGTTACGGACTTAGCCGAGGCGAAGTGGCTCGAGGCGAGTTGTTTCAAGCGCTCGCCATTAGTGTTAAAGAGCAAATGTTAGATGATTGGCGCGAGACCCGTATCAAAGATAGTCGCTATGAGAACAAGCAAGTCGCCTATCTGTCACTTGAGTTTTTAATGGGCAGGGCACTCGGTAATGCCTTGTTGAACTTAGATTTAGAGCAAGAGAGTCGCGATGCTCTTAGCCAATATTGCGTGTCTTTAGAGGATCTAGAAGAGGCTGAACACGACGCCGGTTTGGGCAATGGCGGCCTTGGTCGTCTTGCTGCTTGTTTTCTCGATAGCTGCGCCAGCATGGATTTAGCAGTGACGGGTTATGGCATCCGCTACGAATACGGCATGTTTGCTCAAAAGATTGTTGATGGTTATCAGATAGAGCGCCCCGATCGCTGGCTGCGTGAGGGCAATCCGTGGGAGGTGCGTGTCCCCCACCATAATGTGACAGTGCGTTTCTTTGGCCACACGGAGTCCTATGTCGATAAAAATGGCCGTAGACACATGATTTGGGTCGATACCCACGATGTCCTCGCGGTAGCCTATGACATGCCCGTGCCCGGTTATCGCAATGGTCGTGTCAATGCCTTGAGGCTATGGAAGGCCGAAGCGACCGATGATTTTGATTTAGCAGAGTTTAACCAAGGGGATTACACCGAGGCCGTGGCCTGTAAAAACCTTGCCGAGCAGATCACTATGGTGCTCTACCCCAATGATGCCAGTGAGAATGGCAAAGAGTTGCGCCTGCGTCAGCAATACTTTTTATCCTCTGCGAGCTTGCAGTCGATTTTGAAACGTTGGGTGCATCATTACGGGACTGACTTTACCGATTTTGCCGCTAAAAATGTGATCCAGCTGAATGATACTCACCCCAGTATTGCGGTGCCTGAACTCATGCGCTTGTTAGTGGATGAATACGGTCTGGAATGGGATGAGGCGTGGGCGATTACCACTAAAACCATGGCTTATACCAACCATACCCTGTTGCCCGAAGCTTTGGAGCGCTGGCCTGTGCGTATGATGTCTCAAATGCTGCCGCGGATTTTAGAAATCATCTATGAAATTAATGCTAGATACTTAGATTTGGTCGCCCATCATTGGCCTGGGGATGGCGCAAAGCTAGCCAGTATGTCGATTATTCAAGACGGTCCTGATCCGCACGTGCGCATGGCTTACTTAGCTATCGTGGCGAGTTTTTCAGTAAACGGTGTGGCAGCGCTGCACACCCAGTTACTTAAATCGGGTCTCTTTAAAGACTTCTATAGCCTGTGGCCAGAGAAGTTTAATAATCGTACCAATGGTGTCACGCCAAGACGTTGGTTAGCCCACTGTAATCCAGGTCTTGCCAAACTGTTAACCAGTCATTTGGGCGCTAATTGGGTTACAGACTTAAGTCAGTTAACCGCGCTTAATGCTTTAACCCAGGATGCCAGCTTTATTCAAAAATGGCGCGATGTGAAGCAGGCCAACAAGGCGACGCTGGCTAAGATGATAGCCCAGGAATGCGGCGTCGAATTCGACCCTACAATGCTGTTCGATGTTCAAGTAAAACGCATTCACGAGTATAAACGCCAGCTACTTAACATTTTGCATGTAATTCATTTATATCATCAAATTCAACAGGGTAATACCGAGCATATGGTGCCGCGCTGTGTACTGATTGGCGGTAAGGCCGCGCCTGGCTACTTTATGGCAAAACTCATCATCAAACTTGCGGGCAATGTGGCGCACATGGTTAATTGCGATCCTGTGGTGGCGCCTTATCTGCGCTTTGCGTTCCAGCCTAATTACAACGTGAGTGCGATGGAGAAAATCTGCCCAGGTACGGATCTTTCCGAGCAAATTTCCACCGCAGGCAAGGAGGCTTCTGGTACTGGCAATATGAAATTTATGATGAATGGTGCGCTGACTATTGGCACCTTAGATGGCGCGAATATCGAAATGCTTGAGCAGGTCGGGGAGGAGAACTTTTTCCTTTTCGGGCTCAATGCAGAGCAGGTCGCGACAGCTCGCTGCGACTATCAACCTAAACGCATTATCGAAAATTCCCCCGCATTATCTGATGTGATGGCGCTATTAAAAAGTGGTCATTTCAATTTGTTGGAGCCCGGAATTTTTGACCCGATTATTTCCGCTATTGAGAGCAGCGATGACCAGTGGGTCACCGCCGCAGATTTTGACAGTTATCGCTTAGCCCAAGAGGCCGTCGCCAAGGCCTACAAAGATCCTAAAAAATGGACGCAGATGAGTATTCGTAACAGTGCCGCCAGTGGCCGTTTTTCGAGTGATGTCACGATTGCGGGCTATCGAGACGAAATTTGGAAATTAACTTAA
- a CDS encoding EAL domain-containing protein: MDTSIFFPLIQNAALLLALVFLYDAIPKKNQRQHFVLWRIGIGFLIAAIGVTIMSTPWMYEPGIIFDTRSVLLGVSGLFFGGVSTAVAIIVTSLYRLTIGGSAAWIGIGVIITSGLIGIIWRKFRKYQLASISAREIFTFAYVVHLAMLAWFLLLPGDSAWQVLQKISLPVLTVYPIATWLLSRLLSRRYELERDEQIRLQDDFLFRSQFDVGNIGIAITSPEQVWIKVNPRLCKMLKYTEDELLNLSWKQLTHPEDVEADLVNFELMLAGKIDNYEMDKRFIAKDESIVYTHMMVACQRSHNGVQLVIAGFLDVTAQTLADSEVLASREQLELVLSSSELGLWDWDIKRDLIERNARSADILGCDINELNANSRLWMDAILAEDRPKVLHSIEAHIRGETPQHRMEYRLNTFEGKVRWILDTGKVVSRDANNNALRMCGTYTDITDSKLIEESLKLSALVYENSSEAMSVLDERGVIITVNAAFCEITGYKAEEVVGEHIRIMYCDLNGHDFYTNMNASIRETGEWQGEMWQRRRNKEEYVIWLTINTIKDKDGLPFRRVALFSDITDKKQSEHLIWKQANYDTLTGLPNRRMLLEYLSAEIKHSDRNRNHFALLFLDLDYFKEVNDTLGHAMGDLLLIETAARLKACVRDTDVVARLGGDEFTVVLSAMVDHKGIERVAEHILRSLAEPFELGEETAYISASIGITLYPDDATSIEGLLKHADQAMYAAKDQGRNRFNYFTASMQEYARYRMRLIQDLRMALTNNEFVLHFQPIVTLANGCVSKAEALLRWHHPERGQVSPAEFIPIAEDTGLIVEIGNWVFEQAARQSAQWRETLGVEIQISVNKSPIQFRDEGALLNNWLELLQDLDITGSGVCVEITEGLLLDASMGVTEKLLAYRDAGVQVSLDDFGTGYSSLAYLKKFDIDYLKIDQSFTRNVDSDENDQTLCEAIIMMAHKLGMKVIAEGVETQAQRQVLLDAGCDYGQGYLFAKPLTADEFAKRYIKPCTDNTSATV, from the coding sequence ATGGACACAAGCATTTTTTTTCCGCTCATTCAGAATGCGGCATTATTACTCGCATTGGTCTTTTTGTATGACGCGATACCAAAGAAAAACCAGCGTCAGCATTTTGTGCTGTGGCGGATTGGTATTGGGTTTCTGATTGCCGCCATTGGCGTGACGATTATGAGTACGCCGTGGATGTATGAGCCAGGCATTATTTTTGATACTCGATCCGTGCTTCTTGGTGTTTCTGGCTTGTTCTTTGGTGGCGTATCTACTGCTGTCGCCATTATTGTGACTTCTCTTTATCGTCTTACCATTGGCGGCAGCGCCGCGTGGATTGGTATTGGGGTGATCATTACCTCCGGACTCATTGGCATTATTTGGCGCAAATTTCGAAAATATCAGCTCGCATCAATCTCGGCTCGCGAAATTTTCACCTTTGCTTATGTTGTCCATCTGGCAATGCTGGCATGGTTTCTCCTGCTTCCCGGCGATTCCGCTTGGCAAGTATTACAAAAAATCTCCCTTCCTGTGCTTACGGTATACCCCATAGCAACCTGGCTATTGAGCCGATTACTATCACGGCGATATGAGCTTGAACGGGATGAGCAAATTCGCTTGCAGGATGACTTTTTGTTCCGAAGCCAGTTTGATGTTGGCAACATAGGAATTGCCATCACGAGCCCCGAACAGGTCTGGATTAAGGTCAATCCTCGATTGTGCAAAATGCTGAAATACACGGAGGATGAGCTGCTGAACCTGTCTTGGAAACAACTTACCCATCCGGAAGATGTTGAAGCTGATTTGGTGAACTTTGAGCTGATGCTGGCGGGGAAAATTGATAATTATGAGATGGATAAGCGTTTTATTGCCAAGGATGAGTCCATTGTTTATACCCATATGATGGTGGCCTGTCAGCGCAGTCATAATGGGGTTCAACTTGTTATAGCTGGATTTTTAGATGTCACCGCGCAAACCCTCGCCGACAGTGAAGTATTGGCGAGTCGCGAGCAGCTTGAATTGGTACTAAGCAGCAGTGAGTTAGGATTGTGGGATTGGGATATCAAACGGGATCTCATCGAGCGTAATGCTCGTAGTGCTGACATTTTGGGTTGTGATATTAACGAGCTCAATGCAAATAGCCGCCTGTGGATGGACGCTATTTTAGCTGAGGATAGGCCTAAGGTGCTGCATTCGATAGAGGCTCATATTCGCGGCGAAACACCGCAGCACAGAATGGAATACCGACTCAATACCTTTGAGGGAAAGGTTCGCTGGATTTTGGATACTGGCAAAGTTGTCAGTCGTGATGCAAACAACAATGCGCTGCGTATGTGTGGCACCTACACCGACATTACCGATTCAAAACTGATTGAAGAGTCGTTAAAACTCTCGGCGCTGGTCTATGAAAACAGCTCTGAGGCCATGAGTGTGCTCGATGAGCGGGGGGTTATCATTACGGTTAATGCCGCCTTCTGTGAGATTACCGGCTATAAGGCCGAGGAAGTGGTGGGCGAACATATTCGCATCATGTATTGCGACCTCAACGGACATGATTTTTATACCAATATGAATGCCTCTATCCGTGAAACCGGAGAATGGCAGGGGGAGATGTGGCAGCGACGCCGCAACAAGGAAGAATATGTAATATGGCTGACTATCAACACCATTAAGGACAAAGATGGCTTACCCTTTCGCCGCGTAGCGCTGTTTTCAGACATAACGGATAAGAAACAAAGCGAGCATTTAATTTGGAAGCAAGCTAATTACGATACTTTAACAGGACTACCAAATCGGCGAATGCTGCTCGAATATCTCAGTGCAGAAATTAAACATTCCGATCGTAATCGGAATCATTTTGCCTTGTTATTCTTAGATTTAGATTACTTTAAAGAAGTCAACGATACCCTCGGGCATGCCATGGGGGACTTGTTGCTTATCGAAACCGCGGCAAGGCTTAAAGCCTGTGTGCGTGATACCGATGTGGTTGCACGCCTTGGGGGGGATGAGTTCACCGTCGTACTCAGTGCCATGGTCGATCACAAGGGCATAGAGCGTGTTGCCGAGCATATCCTTCGTAGCCTTGCCGAACCCTTTGAATTAGGCGAGGAAACTGCCTACATCAGTGCCAGTATTGGGATCACCTTATATCCAGATGATGCCACCAGCATTGAAGGGCTACTTAAACATGCCGATCAGGCCATGTATGCGGCCAAGGATCAGGGACGTAATCGCTTTAATTATTTCACCGCCTCGATGCAGGAATACGCCAGATACCGCATGCGTTTAATTCAAGATTTGCGTATGGCGCTCACAAATAATGAGTTTGTGCTGCATTTTCAGCCCATAGTGACCTTAGCTAACGGTTGTGTTTCCAAAGCTGAGGCGTTGCTGCGTTGGCATCACCCCGAACGGGGACAGGTGTCCCCCGCGGAGTTTATTCCCATCGCTGAAGATACTGGGCTGATAGTCGAGATTGGAAATTGGGTATTTGAGCAGGCAGCGCGTCAAAGTGCACAATGGCGTGAGACCTTAGGCGTTGAGATCCAAATCAGTGTGAATAAATCTCCCATCCAGTTCCGTGATGAGGGAGCATTACTTAACAACTGGTTAGAATTGCTTCAAGACTTAGATATTACCGGTTCAGGGGTGTGCGTCGAAATCACTGAAGGTCTTTTGTTGGATGCCAGTATGGGGGTGACGGAAAAACTGCTGGCCTACCGTGATGCAGGGGTACAAGTGTCACTGGATGACTTTGGTACAGGGTATTCTTCGCTGGCATACCTTAAAAAATTTGATATCGATTATTTGAAAATCGATCAATCCTTCACCCGTAATGTGGATTCCGACGAAAACGATCAAACGCTGTGTGAAGCTATTATCATGATGGCCCATAAATTAGGGATGAAGGTGATTGCCGAAGGCGTTGAAACGCAGGCGCAGCGACAGGTATTGCTCGATGCGGGCTGTGATTATGGACAAGGTTATTTATTTGCCAAACCATTAACAGCCGATGAGTTTGCTAAGAGGTATATAAAACCTTGCACTGATAATACTTCGGCAACAGTGTAA
- the glgX gene encoding glycogen debranching protein GlgX has translation MTNTARVDSNTASSYVLSAGKPFPLGANVDDKGVNFALFSAHATAVELCLFDDTGTQELARIPLGEQTQQVWHVYVEGLNAGQLYGYRVYGPYEPQLGHRFNPNKLLLDPYARQLVGRYQHNEANFGYELNHVNEDLSFCTLDNAAFMPKCRVVDIRELQAAVDDSPIRPLQHLDNPRPLEQCIIYEMHVKGFTATHPEIDENLRGTFAGLGSSQAIEYLVNLGVTCVELLPVQAFFSEPFLLEKALTNYWGYNSIGFFAPEPSYLSSNDIGEFRAMVDALHGAGIEVILDVVYNHSAEGSRLGPTYSFRGIDNHSYYRLHPNDKRFYINDTGCGNTLNLNHPRMLQLVLDSLRYWVEVMGVDGFRFDLAACLGREAYGFDPGSGFFDALLQDPVLCRVKLIAEPWDIGPGGYQLGNFPVAFSEWNDRYRDTMRRFWRGDHGMLPEFARRFHGSGDFFEHSGRTPSASINFLTSHDGYTLKDLVSYSQRHNEANGEENRDGHHENFSHHYGEEGSTTNQSILAIRARQQRNLLTTLFLSQGVPMLLCGDETGRTQLGNNNAYCQDNPLNWFDWSTKGMDEGLLAFTKQLIQLRKRFPKLCAKRFIHDQLMVQPLAEPGIRLDWFSRHGEPMTKSLWSESMCRSLCVVLSGNLDTAECTPKENHMQALLLMVNADENPLAFTLPKVADLHPWQCLLYTQAEVQQIDINDGLDAQSSPTRYLLQDRSLMLFHADFMRI, from the coding sequence ATGACCAACACTGCGCGAGTCGATAGCAATACTGCATCATCTTACGTGTTAAGCGCCGGAAAGCCTTTCCCGCTTGGGGCGAATGTCGATGATAAAGGCGTGAATTTTGCGTTGTTTTCGGCCCATGCAACCGCGGTGGAGCTGTGTCTTTTCGATGATACAGGAACTCAAGAGCTGGCCCGTATTCCCCTCGGCGAACAAACCCAACAGGTTTGGCATGTCTATGTTGAAGGCCTAAACGCAGGGCAGTTATATGGTTACAGAGTGTATGGCCCCTACGAGCCGCAGCTTGGTCATCGATTTAACCCCAATAAATTGCTGCTCGACCCTTATGCGCGCCAGTTAGTGGGGCGTTACCAACATAACGAGGCCAATTTTGGCTACGAGCTTAATCATGTCAACGAAGACCTGTCCTTCTGTACCTTAGATAACGCCGCCTTTATGCCCAAATGCCGCGTGGTGGATATTCGAGAGCTTCAAGCTGCCGTGGATGATTCGCCGATTCGTCCACTACAGCATTTGGATAATCCAAGGCCGCTTGAGCAGTGCATTATCTATGAGATGCACGTAAAGGGTTTTACCGCGACTCATCCTGAGATTGACGAAAACCTACGTGGCACTTTTGCGGGCCTTGGTTCCTCCCAAGCGATTGAATACTTAGTGAACCTTGGGGTGACTTGCGTCGAATTGCTACCAGTGCAGGCGTTTTTCTCCGAGCCCTTTTTGCTTGAAAAGGCGCTGACAAATTACTGGGGTTACAACAGTATTGGCTTTTTTGCCCCTGAGCCAAGCTATCTGTCTTCGAACGATATCGGGGAATTTCGCGCTATGGTGGATGCACTGCATGGCGCGGGTATCGAAGTGATCCTCGATGTGGTTTATAACCACAGTGCCGAGGGCAGTCGCCTTGGCCCTACCTACAGTTTTCGCGGTATCGATAACCACAGCTACTATCGCTTACATCCCAACGATAAACGCTTTTATATCAATGATACTGGCTGCGGCAATACCTTAAACCTCAATCATCCGCGGATGTTGCAGCTGGTGCTTGATTCACTGCGTTATTGGGTTGAAGTCATGGGCGTCGATGGGTTTAGATTCGATTTAGCCGCTTGCCTTGGCCGCGAGGCCTATGGCTTTGACCCAGGATCTGGCTTTTTCGATGCGCTTTTGCAAGATCCCGTTTTATGCCGCGTTAAACTGATTGCCGAGCCCTGGGACATAGGCCCAGGTGGGTATCAGTTAGGCAATTTCCCCGTGGCTTTTAGTGAGTGGAACGACAGATACCGCGACACTATGCGCCGCTTTTGGCGTGGCGATCATGGCATGTTGCCAGAGTTTGCTCGGCGTTTTCACGGCTCGGGGGATTTCTTCGAGCACAGCGGCCGTACGCCATCGGCCAGCATCAATTTTTTAACCAGCCACGACGGTTATACACTCAAGGATTTAGTCAGTTATTCCCAGCGCCACAATGAGGCTAATGGTGAGGAAAACCGCGACGGCCACCATGAGAATTTCAGTCATCACTATGGCGAGGAAGGTTCAACGACCAATCAATCAATATTGGCCATCAGGGCGCGTCAACAACGTAACTTGCTGACGACCTTATTTTTATCCCAAGGCGTGCCTATGTTGCTATGCGGTGATGAAACCGGTCGCACCCAACTGGGTAACAACAACGCCTATTGCCAAGACAACCCTTTAAATTGGTTCGATTGGTCAACTAAGGGGATGGATGAGGGATTACTCGCCTTTACCAAGCAGCTTATTCAGTTGCGTAAACGATTTCCTAAGCTCTGCGCCAAACGTTTTATTCATGATCAACTCATGGTTCAGCCGCTGGCAGAGCCCGGTATTCGCCTCGATTGGTTTAGTCGTCACGGTGAGCCCATGACTAAGAGCCTCTGGAGTGAGTCCATGTGCCGCAGTCTGTGTGTGGTGTTATCGGGCAATCTCGACACCGCGGAATGCACCCCTAAAGAGAATCATATGCAGGCGCTACTGCTGATGGTGAATGCAGATGAGAACCCCTTGGCATTTACCCTACCAAAGGTCGCGGACTTACACCCGTGGCAGTGCCTGCTGTATACCCAAGCCGAAGTGCAACAGATTGATATAAACGATGGGCTGGATGCTCAGTCCTCACCGACGCGTTACCTGCTTCAGGATCGCAGTCTTATGTTGTTTCATGCTGATTTTATGAGGATTTGA